CTGATACCTCATGTATCACCAGTGAAATGTTCCAATAAGCTCCTGTAAACGCGAGAATAAGGATAACGGGTGAGCTTGATATACCAATCATTTTATGGAGATCACTAAAAAATATTCTGCGGGCAAGTGTTAAGCGTAAAGTGAAAAAATTGATCCAAAACTTACGGTATAAAATGATGCCACTTATCCCTAATAATAAAAGTAATAACGACACAATAGCACCTAGAAACATACCGTTGGTTTCTAGTAACAATTTATAATGTAAATCTAGTAACCAATCCGTTAAATCATCTGATGTACCTACCGGTGTAGAAAGTAATTCTCCGCTATATTGGTTTACATATAATTTCGACCAATTTGTTGTCTGCTGCTTAATGAGATAAGCGGTATCTGTTCTACTTTTATCATCAAATAATTCCCAACTGCCTATTTCATGAGCTGGGTATTTTGATTTCACGTTCGCTATCAATACATCTAACGACAATCTCTCACTAGGACTAGTGTTACTCACTTGCATTTTATCAGGCATCAATAAAGTATCTAACTCAACCTTAAAGACTAATATACTCCCTGTAAGGGAAATTATTAACAAGGGTAACATGGCAAAAAGTGCACCAACGGAATGCCATTTATATAATTTTTTTCTCATAATATTTTACAGTGACAGGTGGTATTACCTAACGTAATACCACTGCACTTTTCCCTAAAGTGACCAGCTTAATGTGGCTGAATAATTAGCGGGTGCACCGTAATATCCTTGAGCCCAATATAAGCTATTGATATATTTTTCATCGGTTATGTTATTGGCATTAAGTGATAAGCTAACATTATCGGTAATGGCATAAGCCATCATTACGTTCACAACTGCGTAGGCACCTTGTTTGGTGACTATCTCTTCACCTGCGTTAGCAAAGCCATCACCCACAACACCTTGTTTACGTGAAATATCATCTTGCCAATTCATGTTGACACCTATCGATAAACCTTCAATGGCAGGCACGGTGTATGTGGCGGCAAGTTTAATAAGTGTAGAAGGGGTATAATCAGCAACAACGTCATCACCCGAAATGTCAAAGTCAGTGAAGCCAAAACTCAGCTGTAAATTGTCATAAATTTGCCCTGCAACTTCCAATTCAAACCCATTACTGCTAATTCCTTCAGCCCCAATGTAACGTTGTAAGTTAATAGGTAAATCTGTCGTGCGAACATCGAGCTTGGCAACATTCGTTTGTTGTACATCAAAGTAAGCAATTGAGCCGATAAGTAAACCATCAAAAAATTCACTTTTGATCCCTATCTCTTTACTTTCACCCGTTATGGGCGCGAGGATTTTATCATTAATATCTAATTTAGTCTGTGACACAAATGTTTCGGTGTAACTGGTATAGGCCACTAATTCTGGGGTAATTTGATAAACAGCACCTAAATAGGGAATAAATTCTTTATCCGAAGCATCTTGAACAACGTTGTATGAATTGCCCTCTAC
The DNA window shown above is from Colwellia psychrerythraea 34H and carries:
- a CDS encoding PepSY-associated TM helix domain-containing protein, translating into MRKKLYKWHSVGALFAMLPLLIISLTGSILVFKVELDTLLMPDKMQVSNTSPSERLSLDVLIANVKSKYPAHEIGSWELFDDKSRTDTAYLIKQQTTNWSKLYVNQYSGELLSTPVGTSDDLTDWLLDLHYKLLLETNGMFLGAIVSLLLLLLGISGIILYRKFWINFFTLRLTLARRIFFSDLHKMIGISSSPVILILAFTGAYWNISLVIHEVSEHIVEEPYLIEHQLHNQELSIQTLLDSNQETIKNFEATYLLMPFEPAMDIMFYGTVNSANPLNSNYSSTISYDKSSGEMIHSEDVRSANALHVTIDSFRKLHFGHFGGLTSKLIWCVLGLSPLILAFTGLYLYLYKNRNRKILSVSRIKKPVKQLS